One window of the Shewanella khirikhana genome contains the following:
- a CDS encoding PAAR domain-containing protein — protein MPKAARLGDSCAGHGCFPATPIIVGSGDVSINGKPAARKGDAVLLHACPCPNMPHGVHGRSISAGSSTVSINGKPAARVGDAIGCGGSVSAGSGDVLIGDTPFQSPATPCGEACAKEGEALIRLLPAAVMSDAYWGTPGAWVARLKNPVNSVAERKARYEARKTLAAANVEPESGPKAAAAKRLAFNNDSILRAEAAQYVYSLDEYRRGHSQALPELPIGLEVPDTSIIPGLEDAVFWDEESGFGAGLFKSNINGETMLTFRGTNNGVTGSKDWATNGQQGIGQESAQYNQAMDLARQIKLAGAADVMVGHSLGGGLAASAVGVTGLPGYTYNAAGLHPNTVARRGGLPMAEIDNLIQTQSVDGEVLTGIQKGRGLLLPGLLGGLGGLFFGPVGATVGTLGAAALFKKDALPEAAGEMHSLPGTGLNPVSRHGMEQVIAGIEKQKVEDIDILTGTAG, from the coding sequence ATGCCCAAGGCTGCAAGATTGGGTGATAGCTGTGCTGGACACGGCTGCTTTCCTGCAACGCCCATTATCGTCGGTAGCGGCGATGTCAGTATCAATGGCAAGCCAGCCGCACGAAAAGGTGACGCAGTGCTGTTGCATGCTTGCCCTTGTCCCAACATGCCTCACGGTGTGCATGGTCGTAGCATCTCAGCCGGATCGTCGACGGTTTCCATCAATGGCAAGCCCGCCGCCAGAGTCGGCGATGCCATTGGCTGCGGTGGCTCGGTATCGGCGGGCTCGGGTGATGTGCTGATTGGCGATACGCCTTTCCAGTCCCCAGCTACACCCTGTGGTGAAGCGTGCGCCAAGGAAGGAGAAGCGCTGATAAGGCTATTGCCAGCGGCCGTTATGTCCGATGCATACTGGGGAACACCAGGGGCCTGGGTTGCCAGGTTGAAAAATCCTGTCAACAGTGTTGCCGAACGTAAGGCTCGTTATGAGGCAAGAAAAACCCTTGCAGCTGCAAACGTTGAACCGGAATCCGGTCCTAAAGCGGCGGCGGCAAAACGTCTGGCGTTTAATAATGACAGCATATTGCGCGCCGAGGCGGCGCAATATGTGTACTCGTTGGATGAATATCGACGTGGGCATAGTCAGGCGTTGCCAGAGTTGCCTATAGGCCTGGAGGTACCGGATACCAGCATCATTCCGGGATTAGAAGATGCGGTGTTTTGGGATGAAGAAAGTGGCTTTGGTGCCGGCCTATTTAAGTCAAATATCAATGGCGAAACCATGCTGACTTTTCGGGGTACTAACAACGGTGTCACTGGAAGTAAGGATTGGGCGACCAATGGGCAGCAAGGCATTGGGCAGGAAAGTGCCCAGTACAATCAGGCGATGGATTTAGCGCGACAGATTAAATTGGCTGGCGCAGCAGATGTGATGGTTGGTCACTCACTCGGTGGTGGGTTAGCAGCGAGTGCCGTTGGGGTCACAGGATTGCCGGGGTATACCTACAATGCCGCTGGCTTGCACCCGAACACGGTCGCACGCCGTGGTGGGTTACCCATGGCCGAGATAGATAATCTTATCCAGACTCAATCCGTCGACGGTGAGGTGCTGACGGGAATTCAAAAAGGCCGAGGGCTATTGCTGCCAGGCCTGCTGGGCGGACTGGGTGGTCTGTTTTTTGGGCCCGTGGGAGCCACTGTTGGTACCCTTGGAGCCGCGGCTTTATTCAAAAAGGATGCATTGCCTGAAGCCGCAGGCGAGATGCATTCTTTACCTGGAACTGGACTAAATCCAGTCAGTCGTCATGGCATGGAGCAGGTAATCGCCGGAATAGAGAAGCAAAAGGTTGAAGATATCGATATCCTGACCGGAACAGCTGGCTAG
- a CDS encoding type VI secretion system Vgr family protein — MYHLGSGLRFHFKAEGLAEEVFSPLSFTVDEGLSSDMHGELDLLSRDPSMTPEAIVDRSGVLSVWRDGKAIRRFHGVVTAFERRDTGHHHSQYRLVMNSNMARLKLRHNSRIFQQQSLKQILETLLAEMGIADYAFNWDTRHETEQREYCVQYRESDFEFIQRLTAESGVFWLVTQGNDNHSIVFCDATSRLTASGLALPYNALAGGKSEQPFVRRFAYKKQLASGSVALKDYSFKKPAYSFLQQQIGKRLEHQQMGSDALYEHYDYPGRYKDDSQGKLITQSRLHARRAEAEVARGESDIPQLAAGFKYGLQDHPERSFNRDWLLLSVRHSGEQGAAAEEANTEAPTRFHNQFRALEANLPWQANIPARPMVGGPQIATVVGPKGEEIFCDEHGRVKVQFPWDRYGQANENSSCWVRVSQGWAGAEYGFLAIPRIGHEVIVSFLEGDPDQPIITGRTYHVVNTPPYLLPNHKTRTVLKTQTHKGEGFNELRFEDEASREQIYLHAQKDMDRVVNHIRRTEIGVDEHLSVGNDSVAKIKASRHCEIGKDELIRIGQDRHETLGRNLLQKIGGAIQRYVAGGMISRIDGGRQTKIAASDHTSIGADWLIKVGNETGLKAKTIVLDAGDQLTIKGPGGFIKLDSGGVTISGSKVKINEGGSPGKATEPKPVDPEAPASPTAPTAADRR, encoded by the coding sequence ATGTACCATCTTGGGTCAGGTCTGAGATTTCATTTCAAGGCAGAAGGATTGGCTGAAGAAGTCTTCAGTCCCTTATCTTTTACAGTAGATGAAGGGTTATCATCGGATATGCACGGCGAGCTTGATTTGCTTAGCCGTGACCCCTCTATGACCCCGGAGGCCATTGTTGACAGAAGTGGCGTGCTTAGCGTTTGGCGTGATGGCAAAGCCATTCGGCGCTTCCACGGTGTTGTTACGGCGTTTGAGCGGCGCGATACCGGCCATCATCACAGCCAATATCGTCTGGTGATGAACAGCAATATGGCCAGATTGAAACTGCGTCATAACAGTCGAATTTTCCAGCAACAAAGCCTGAAACAAATTCTGGAAACACTGCTCGCAGAGATGGGTATTGCCGATTATGCCTTCAATTGGGATACCCGCCACGAAACAGAGCAAAGAGAGTATTGTGTCCAATATCGAGAGTCAGACTTTGAGTTTATCCAGCGTTTGACTGCTGAGTCCGGCGTATTTTGGCTGGTAACTCAAGGGAACGACAACCACAGCATCGTCTTTTGTGATGCGACTTCTCGCTTAACTGCTTCGGGGCTGGCATTGCCTTACAACGCACTTGCTGGAGGAAAAAGTGAGCAGCCTTTTGTGCGCCGCTTTGCCTACAAGAAGCAGTTGGCATCCGGCAGTGTCGCGCTGAAGGATTACAGCTTTAAAAAACCCGCCTACAGTTTTTTGCAGCAACAGATTGGTAAACGTTTAGAGCACCAGCAAATGGGTTCTGATGCCTTGTACGAGCATTATGATTACCCCGGTCGCTATAAAGACGATAGTCAGGGCAAACTCATTACCCAAAGTCGCTTACACGCCAGGCGTGCTGAAGCTGAGGTGGCGCGGGGTGAAAGTGACATCCCCCAGTTGGCAGCTGGGTTCAAGTATGGGCTGCAAGATCATCCTGAGCGCAGCTTCAATCGTGACTGGCTGCTGTTGTCCGTTCGCCACAGCGGCGAGCAGGGCGCGGCAGCTGAAGAAGCAAACACCGAAGCACCAACTCGCTTTCACAACCAATTCAGGGCCCTGGAGGCCAATTTGCCTTGGCAGGCTAATATACCTGCGAGGCCCATGGTCGGCGGGCCGCAAATTGCCACGGTTGTTGGGCCAAAAGGGGAAGAGATTTTTTGTGATGAGCACGGCCGGGTAAAGGTGCAATTCCCTTGGGACAGATATGGACAGGCTAACGAAAACAGCAGCTGCTGGGTACGTGTCAGCCAGGGATGGGCAGGTGCTGAGTACGGCTTTTTGGCGATTCCCAGAATTGGCCATGAAGTCATCGTCTCGTTTTTGGAGGGCGATCCGGATCAGCCTATCATCACCGGCCGAACTTATCATGTGGTGAACACGCCGCCTTATTTACTGCCTAATCACAAGACTCGAACTGTCCTGAAAACTCAAACCCATAAAGGGGAGGGATTCAATGAACTGCGCTTTGAAGATGAGGCCAGCCGTGAGCAAATCTACCTCCATGCCCAAAAAGACATGGACAGAGTGGTCAATCATATTCGTCGCACGGAAATCGGCGTCGATGAACATTTAAGTGTCGGTAATGACAGTGTGGCAAAGATAAAAGCGAGCCGTCACTGTGAAATCGGCAAAGATGAGTTGATACGCATAGGGCAAGACAGGCACGAAACTCTGGGACGGAATCTTCTGCAAAAAATTGGCGGAGCCATTCAACGTTATGTGGCTGGTGGCATGATATCGCGCATAGATGGTGGGCGTCAGACCAAAATCGCAGCGTCTGACCATACCAGCATTGGTGCTGATTGGTTGATTAAAGTCGGGAATGAGACAGGGCTCAAAGCGAAAACCATAGTCCTTGATGCTGGCGATCAACTGACGATTAAAGGGCCTGGTGGCTTTATTAAACTCGACAGCGGTGGTGTAACCATCAGCGGCAGTAAAGTCAAAATTAATGAAGGCGGTTCGCCGGGTAAGGCAACAGAACCGAAACCGGTCGATCCTGAAGCGCCAGCCAGCCCGACGGCACCAACCGCAGCAGACAGGCGTTAA
- a CDS encoding Hcp family type VI secretion system effector codes for MPTPCYIAIEGQTQGNITAGAFTPDSVGDIFVEGHEDQMLVQEFNHVVTVPTDPQSGMPSGQRVHKPFKFTVALNKAVPLLYNSLSSGEKLTKVEMKWYRTSIEGKQEHYFTTALEGATIVNIDCHMPHCQDPTKADFTQLIEVSLAYRKITWDHVSAGTSGADDWRKPIEG; via the coding sequence ATGCCAACACCATGTTATATCGCCATCGAAGGTCAAACTCAGGGCAACATCACTGCAGGTGCTTTCACTCCTGATTCTGTGGGTGACATCTTTGTTGAAGGCCATGAGGATCAAATGCTGGTTCAGGAATTTAACCACGTTGTGACTGTTCCAACTGACCCTCAGTCAGGCATGCCTTCTGGCCAGCGCGTTCACAAGCCGTTCAAGTTCACTGTCGCGTTGAACAAAGCTGTACCGCTGCTGTATAACTCACTGTCTTCTGGTGAAAAGCTGACCAAGGTGGAAATGAAATGGTACCGTACTTCTATCGAAGGTAAGCAAGAGCACTACTTCACTACCGCGCTGGAAGGCGCCACCATCGTCAATATTGACTGCCACATGCCTCACTGCCAGGACCCGACCAAGGCTGACTTCACTCAGCTGATTGAAGTGTCTCTGGCCTATCGCAAAATCACCTGGGATCACGTCAGTGCCGGTACTTCCGGTGCCGATGATTGGCGCAAGCCCATCGAAGGTTAA
- a CDS encoding type VI secretion system ImpA family N-terminal domain-containing protein — MINSRYSPLSGGVDWERIYQDGRELLLSDGVDMVLAGYLSVSAAKTRGVEGLAFGLELLLVALLGSAKDQSLSGDKLADNIHWAMGKLLPEIKLMVCTGSNMKEWFRSEYACEQLYEALRIRGVRQLDSLDAVGFQVFEKIDEFRPSSAELTQGLSERQHGRRRPLWLPLMLACLSGVVVGVLSMPLTQVPLAKVFPSFFAPKPHHGTVEVAPVSGWQRIEEVFAPQTVLDANEADYALQLGYLTELDRYHQRFTVARTQAANIERMLLKADAQDMRIVRSQAQGLAEYASGLSPLLGRIYYVDKLLEEQAIERAGHELAQADRLLKGMLIKRTLQFGRQQELQKALDREAPIELAPFTTTASENLPAEQ; from the coding sequence ATGATAAACAGTCGCTATTCGCCACTGAGCGGCGGTGTTGATTGGGAGCGTATTTATCAGGATGGACGAGAACTGTTGTTGTCTGACGGCGTCGACATGGTGCTTGCCGGCTATCTGAGTGTGTCGGCAGCTAAAACCCGTGGCGTTGAGGGGCTCGCTTTCGGGCTTGAGCTGTTGTTGGTTGCATTGCTGGGAAGCGCTAAAGACCAAAGTCTAAGCGGAGATAAGCTTGCCGATAACATCCATTGGGCAATGGGCAAACTCTTGCCTGAAATTAAGCTGATGGTGTGTACCGGTTCAAATATGAAGGAGTGGTTTCGCAGTGAATATGCCTGCGAGCAACTCTATGAGGCACTCAGGATCCGTGGCGTGAGACAGCTGGATTCTTTGGATGCTGTTGGGTTTCAGGTGTTTGAAAAAATTGATGAGTTCAGACCATCCTCTGCTGAGTTGACGCAAGGATTGTCTGAGCGACAGCACGGACGTCGCCGGCCGTTATGGCTGCCTCTGATGCTGGCTTGTCTATCGGGCGTTGTGGTCGGGGTGCTGTCGATGCCATTGACACAAGTACCACTTGCCAAAGTATTTCCCTCGTTCTTTGCTCCAAAGCCACATCATGGAACGGTCGAGGTTGCACCCGTTTCAGGGTGGCAGCGCATAGAAGAAGTGTTTGCCCCCCAGACCGTACTCGATGCCAATGAGGCCGACTACGCTCTCCAGCTCGGTTACCTCACTGAACTTGACCGTTACCATCAAAGATTCACGGTTGCCCGTACCCAGGCTGCCAATATTGAGCGGATGCTGCTCAAAGCCGATGCTCAGGATATGAGGATTGTCCGCAGCCAGGCTCAGGGTCTTGCAGAGTATGCCAGTGGGTTGTCTCCGCTGCTTGGACGGATTTATTACGTCGATAAGTTGCTGGAAGAACAGGCGATAGAGCGCGCAGGTCACGAGTTGGCACAGGCTGACAGATTGCTAAAAGGCATGCTTATCAAACGTACTTTGCAATTTGGTCGACAGCAGGAGCTGCAAAAGGCACTGGACCGTGAGGCGCCAATTGAACTGGCACCATTCACGACCACCGCGAGCGAAAACTTGCCCGCCGAGCAATAA